The Sediminispirochaeta smaragdinae DSM 11293 genome has a segment encoding these proteins:
- a CDS encoding NAD(P)H-dependent glycerol-3-phosphate dehydrogenase — protein MSNEQQLNHIGIINAGAWGTAVAKVLAEKGHQVTIWEPMESVVKEINTERKNSRFLLGVTLPDTITATTDLNEAAGNKDYLILATPSLYIVDIAKKLITIPEIMEGKTVIGVLTKGFIDIGFGPTLITKALEDYLPGFYKGSLVYLSGPSHAEEVARGKLTGLISASANGRNAIRFRQLFASTNLMLFSSLDTTGVQTCAAVKNVIAIAFGMLDALKELSDLFGDNTESLLLAAGLNEIQIIGQALGATHPETFTSIAGVGDLDVTCRSRYGRNRRFGSEIIKAGITRQFSDLEDLIRNIHKIGYLPEGAVASKYVHAIVEDKKLKLPICDMVYRILNREHEPLEALTTLMRGLTGPSFALPSEGNE, from the coding sequence ATGAGCAACGAACAACAACTAAACCATATTGGGATTATTAATGCCGGTGCATGGGGAACCGCCGTCGCAAAGGTCCTGGCGGAAAAAGGCCATCAGGTCACTATATGGGAGCCCATGGAATCGGTTGTGAAAGAAATCAACACGGAACGGAAAAATAGTCGTTTTCTACTTGGTGTGACACTACCGGATACGATCACTGCCACCACCGATCTCAACGAAGCAGCTGGAAATAAAGATTATCTCATTCTTGCAACCCCTTCTCTCTATATTGTCGATATAGCAAAGAAACTCATCACCATTCCGGAAATCATGGAAGGGAAAACGGTCATCGGCGTTCTGACAAAGGGCTTTATCGATATTGGTTTCGGCCCTACCCTCATTACCAAAGCGCTGGAGGATTATCTTCCCGGCTTCTATAAAGGCTCTCTGGTCTATCTATCCGGCCCCAGCCATGCCGAAGAGGTGGCCAGGGGAAAGTTGACGGGCCTGATAAGTGCATCGGCAAACGGACGAAATGCCATACGGTTCAGGCAGCTCTTTGCCTCAACAAACCTGATGCTCTTCTCCAGTCTCGATACCACCGGTGTACAAACCTGTGCCGCCGTCAAGAACGTCATCGCGATCGCCTTCGGCATGCTTGATGCGCTCAAGGAGCTTTCAGATCTCTTCGGCGACAATACCGAAAGCCTCTTGCTGGCTGCCGGATTAAATGAGATACAGATAATCGGCCAGGCCCTGGGTGCGACCCATCCTGAAACCTTTACCAGCATAGCCGGGGTTGGAGACCTCGACGTGACCTGCCGCAGCCGCTACGGAAGGAACCGCCGTTTCGGCAGTGAAATCATCAAAGCGGGGATCACCAGACAGTTTTCAGACCTCGAGGATCTGATACGAAACATCCATAAGATCGGTTATCTGCCGGAAGGGGCGGTCGCCAGTAAGTATGTCCATGCCATTGTTGAAGACAAGAAGCTGAAACTTCCCATCTGCGACATGGTATACCGAATACTGAACAGGGAACATGAGCCCCTCGAGGCCCTGACGACCCTCATGCGCGGGCTTACCGGCCCCTCT
- the mobA gene encoding molybdenum cofactor guanylyltransferase yields MCFSGLSAAVLAGGRSRRFGRNKCEVMFGEKSLLEWALSYARRYSDRLFLVTKAQMLQDYGVTVLHDRCKNVTPMSGIITVTPFVDSWLLLLSCDTILASPSMLDLLFERRQAGKAVFFRIEGRLQPFPALYPRGLLSRWEEAFVRSDYRLSSVVSDMPRVEIDEEALSDAGFNSPLLWNINTPASLSEAKIMLLSSHD; encoded by the coding sequence ATGTGTTTTTCGGGTCTGAGTGCCGCTGTATTGGCGGGAGGCCGGAGCAGACGTTTCGGGCGCAACAAATGTGAGGTGATGTTTGGGGAAAAGAGCCTTCTTGAATGGGCCCTCTCGTATGCCCGTCGATATTCCGACCGCCTGTTTTTGGTGACCAAGGCGCAAATGCTGCAGGACTATGGCGTTACGGTGCTGCATGATCGGTGCAAAAACGTTACGCCCATGAGCGGCATCATCACCGTGACCCCCTTTGTGGATTCCTGGCTTCTTCTCCTTTCCTGTGATACCATCCTTGCCTCTCCCTCAATGCTTGATCTCCTGTTCGAACGTAGGCAGGCCGGCAAGGCGGTGTTTTTCCGGATCGAAGGCAGGCTTCAGCCCTTTCCTGCACTCTACCCCCGCGGGCTTTTATCCCGATGGGAAGAGGCCTTTGTGCGTTCAGATTATCGTCTCTCTTCGGTTGTTAGCGATATGCCGAGGGTGGAGATTGATGAAGAGGCACTTTCCGATGCGGGCTTTAATTCTCCCTTACTTTGGAATATCAACACCCCGGCGTCTTTGTCCGAGGCGAAGATTATGCTACTATCTTCCCATGACTGA
- a CDS encoding sensor histidine kinase encodes MAVEPVLPVPGEDEWEDCFDEAEKFLEEDPSSSNVVMDKQLLKKLLVQLHSLRDVELLWRNALESAGDGVWDWHIPSGRVFFSPSWKLMIGYRDDEISNRYEEWHSRVHPDDIAQAEKDLWDQIEGRTPSYRNQHRLRKKDGSWCWILDRGKVVERDREGKPLRMVGTHTDITAQVLLRQELERHRRFFTRAQEMGEIGHWKIDLKSRLADGSEETRKIYGVAEGFLTLEEVQSAPLPEYRALLDKALKELVEDGVPYDVEFRLRSGSGEILDVHSKAEYDRERNMLFGIIQNITDRKSAERQIRELLSEKELLLREVHHRVKNNMSLIVSLISLQSSELHNSEAVEALQELKGRVSGMQLLYDRLYRTDRYDRSALHDYLGELLFEIRRNLLPPGDLRIEVDIENIYLNIPKIFPIGIVVNELVTNAIKHAYPEEQKGVIMIRVKRLNPDQGLRIIVQDDGLGIREGISAQRGGGFGLEMVRLMVRQLSGDIALERLSPTGTAWHLTFQQLTPSLPLEQG; translated from the coding sequence ATGGCTGTCGAACCCGTTCTTCCTGTTCCCGGTGAAGATGAATGGGAGGATTGCTTCGATGAAGCGGAGAAGTTTTTAGAAGAAGATCCTTCCTCTTCCAATGTGGTGATGGATAAGCAACTGCTGAAAAAGCTTCTCGTTCAATTACACTCGTTACGGGATGTGGAGTTGCTTTGGCGCAATGCCCTGGAGAGTGCGGGAGACGGTGTCTGGGATTGGCATATACCATCCGGTCGAGTCTTTTTTTCTCCTTCCTGGAAACTGATGATCGGTTATCGTGATGATGAAATTTCCAATCGTTATGAAGAATGGCACTCCCGGGTCCATCCCGACGATATTGCTCAGGCCGAAAAGGATCTCTGGGATCAGATAGAAGGGCGAACTCCTTCCTATCGAAATCAGCACCGCCTGCGAAAAAAAGACGGGAGCTGGTGCTGGATTCTCGACCGCGGTAAGGTTGTTGAGCGTGATCGGGAAGGAAAGCCCCTGCGAATGGTTGGTACCCATACCGATATCACCGCCCAAGTTCTGCTTCGGCAGGAGCTGGAGCGGCATCGGCGATTTTTCACTCGAGCCCAGGAGATGGGGGAAATCGGCCACTGGAAAATTGACTTGAAGTCGAGATTGGCCGACGGATCGGAAGAGACGCGTAAGATTTACGGAGTGGCGGAAGGTTTTTTGACCCTGGAAGAGGTTCAATCAGCCCCCTTGCCCGAGTATCGGGCGCTCCTTGATAAGGCTCTGAAAGAACTCGTGGAGGATGGTGTGCCCTACGATGTGGAATTTCGTCTCCGCTCCGGCAGCGGAGAGATCCTCGATGTCCATTCGAAGGCGGAATATGACCGCGAGCGTAATATGCTTTTCGGGATCATTCAGAATATCACCGATAGAAAGAGTGCCGAACGCCAAATTCGAGAGTTGTTGTCGGAGAAAGAGCTTTTACTTCGTGAGGTTCATCATAGGGTGAAGAACAATATGAGCCTCATCGTTTCACTTATTTCTCTGCAGAGTTCCGAATTGCACAATAGCGAAGCGGTCGAGGCTCTTCAGGAGCTCAAGGGAAGGGTGAGCGGCATGCAGCTGCTCTATGACAGGCTTTATCGGACCGATCGTTATGATCGCTCCGCTCTCCATGACTATCTTGGAGAGCTCCTTTTCGAGATCAGGCGTAATCTTCTTCCTCCCGGGGATCTGAGAATCGAGGTCGATATCGAAAACATCTATCTGAATATTCCCAAGATTTTCCCCATAGGAATTGTGGTAAACGAATTGGTGACCAATGCAATCAAGCATGCCTACCCTGAGGAGCAAAAGGGCGTTATCATGATTCGTGTGAAGCGCCTGAATCCTGATCAGGGGCTGCGGATTATCGTTCAAGATGATGGTTTGGGCATACGCGAAGGAATCAGCGCTCAGCGGGGTGGGGGATTCGGACTGGAAATGGTACGGTTGATGGTTCGGCAGTTGTCGGGCGATATTGCTCTGGAACGGCTTAGCCCCACAGGGACTGCTTGGCACCTCACCTTTCAGCAGCTTACGCCCTCTCTCCCGCTTGAACAGGGATAA
- a CDS encoding 1-phosphofructokinase family hexose kinase → MKPILVVCLNPTLQRTLLFSSWSPGEVNRARSSCLDASGKGINVARIINQYEGSDAFSLHLTHCRGEEGELFEKLCRQEDIEIETVEGGGVRTCTTIVDESKGSATEFIEPSTPVDASTVVALQKRFSELLVSSSLLVLSGSVASGYPDDLFAGFCRQAAEHGIPVVADFRGSMLLKALPFHPSVIKINLSEFAATFHLGSRPIGEQEDDRELVNAAWPIMERLEKNGSPVVISRGARETLFLKDGKRTMVPARRVEALNTIGCGDAFTAGLALSLLAGESLASGVALGHELASRNAELLRPGSILP, encoded by the coding sequence ATGAAACCAATTCTCGTTGTTTGCCTGAACCCAACCCTTCAACGTACCCTGTTGTTTTCTTCCTGGAGTCCGGGAGAGGTCAATCGGGCCCGTTCGAGTTGCCTGGATGCCTCTGGTAAGGGGATAAATGTCGCTCGAATTATCAATCAATATGAAGGTTCCGATGCCTTTTCACTACACCTGACCCATTGTCGCGGCGAAGAAGGTGAGCTTTTTGAAAAACTCTGCCGACAAGAGGATATTGAGATCGAAACGGTAGAGGGCGGCGGGGTTCGTACCTGTACGACCATTGTCGATGAATCGAAAGGCAGCGCCACCGAGTTCATTGAGCCATCGACTCCCGTCGATGCTTCCACCGTTGTTGCTTTACAAAAGCGATTTTCCGAATTGCTTGTTTCCAGTTCTCTTTTGGTTCTCTCCGGGTCGGTTGCTTCGGGTTACCCTGATGATCTTTTTGCAGGTTTCTGCCGTCAGGCTGCCGAACATGGAATTCCGGTGGTTGCCGATTTTCGTGGCAGTATGCTTCTGAAGGCATTGCCTTTTCATCCTTCGGTGATAAAAATTAATTTGAGTGAGTTTGCCGCTACCTTTCATCTCGGCAGTAGGCCGATCGGTGAGCAGGAGGACGATCGTGAGCTTGTAAACGCCGCCTGGCCCATCATGGAGCGGCTTGAAAAGAACGGTTCTCCGGTGGTCATTTCCAGAGGCGCTCGCGAGACGCTCTTTCTGAAAGACGGAAAGCGAACCATGGTTCCAGCCCGCCGTGTTGAAGCTCTTAATACCATTGGTTGCGGAGATGCTTTTACCGCGGGGCTTGCCCTCTCTCTTCTTGCAGGGGAATCCCTTGCTTCCGGTGTGGCCCTCGGTCATGAACTGGCATCGAGAAATGCCGAGCTACTGCGACCTGGTTCTATCCTTCCGTAA
- a CDS encoding methyl-accepting chemotaxis protein, whose amino-acid sequence MNMGKKTREEQSCDFEREGWKFERRLMLELIDSSQNLVESSLSSYKTGMMQDLEQVSEILDKMVSGVGEVADAADTLLSAVTAQKGHLDSIAAGQTSIDKNSQSGVEAMEEFSLSIENLGELSLLLKAMIADNHDIAEQLHLLSINGSIEAARAGTVVGAPFKVVAQEISNLSTKAGEIISQQEDSVNHIGEVIESLTSGNKEIVDRIKSNGATIAEAAASIQNINNEMGQIASGAEELSAISHQFSAAISQMQQAVERLQENANKFFLSLQNEFDFNKTVTSIFTKLITRPEETTNMEEMAKWIIDTIYNHFLDEQGNHTLALARLFVSLPEEKLDSTAAQATKNKQSASGRYLCLMATKGSEEAWNERARSVHHKAIPLPRSQQELEIMPMLAEMFRNMKVNYQRIISPVINDDLSAASLTDGYMLVEETVGSRFIPAQDDFIKPYGIASELGYGGILPSGAIFTCFLFSKSPISHHMADGLRLLSSAIQQALLPFDLKGLYWEEHGVVPELVTTAAVTEAIG is encoded by the coding sequence ATGAATATGGGGAAAAAGACACGGGAAGAACAATCATGCGACTTCGAACGAGAGGGGTGGAAATTTGAGCGGAGGCTCATGCTGGAGTTGATCGATTCCAGCCAGAACCTGGTCGAATCCTCTCTTTCGTCCTACAAAACGGGTATGATGCAGGACCTTGAGCAGGTATCTGAAATCCTCGATAAGATGGTTTCGGGGGTGGGAGAGGTTGCCGATGCAGCGGATACGCTGCTCTCGGCGGTCACCGCTCAAAAAGGACATTTGGATAGTATTGCCGCAGGGCAGACGAGTATCGATAAAAATAGTCAGTCGGGGGTCGAGGCGATGGAAGAATTTTCCCTTTCCATCGAAAACCTCGGAGAATTATCCTTACTTTTAAAGGCCATGATAGCCGATAACCACGATATAGCCGAACAGCTTCACCTATTGAGCATCAACGGGTCGATCGAGGCGGCACGAGCGGGCACGGTGGTCGGAGCACCTTTTAAGGTTGTGGCTCAGGAGATTAGTAATCTATCCACGAAGGCGGGAGAGATTATTTCCCAACAGGAAGATTCGGTCAATCATATCGGAGAGGTGATAGAAAGCCTTACTTCCGGTAATAAAGAGATCGTCGACCGAATAAAAAGCAACGGGGCCACCATTGCAGAGGCTGCCGCATCGATCCAGAACATAAACAACGAAATGGGGCAGATTGCCTCCGGCGCGGAAGAGCTTTCGGCCATTTCCCATCAATTCTCAGCGGCAATAAGCCAGATGCAACAAGCAGTCGAACGGCTGCAGGAAAATGCAAATAAATTTTTTCTCTCACTCCAAAATGAATTCGATTTTAACAAGACCGTTACTTCAATCTTCACAAAACTGATCACACGGCCGGAAGAGACCACAAATATGGAAGAGATGGCGAAGTGGATTATCGATACCATCTACAACCATTTTCTGGATGAGCAGGGTAATCATACCCTCGCCCTGGCCCGCTTGTTTGTCTCCCTTCCTGAAGAAAAGCTCGATTCGACGGCGGCCCAAGCGACCAAAAACAAACAAAGCGCTTCCGGCCGCTATCTTTGCCTAATGGCGACAAAGGGCAGCGAAGAGGCATGGAACGAGAGGGCCAGATCGGTACATCACAAGGCAATTCCCCTTCCCAGATCACAGCAAGAATTGGAGATTATGCCCATGCTGGCCGAGATGTTCAGGAACATGAAGGTTAATTATCAGAGAATCATATCGCCTGTAATAAACGACGATCTCAGTGCCGCATCTTTAACCGACGGCTATATGCTTGTAGAAGAGACCGTCGGCTCCCGCTTCATCCCTGCCCAGGATGATTTCATCAAGCCCTATGGTATTGCAAGTGAGCTTGGATATGGAGGGATTCTTCCTTCGGGAGCGATCTTTACCTGCTTTCTCTTTTCGAAAAGCCCCATTTCTCATCACATGGCCGACGGGCTCAGACTGCTAAGCAGCGCCATTCAGCAGGCACTGCTTCCCTTCGATCTCAAGGGGCTCTACTGGGAAGAGCACGGGGTGGTGCCTGAGTTGGTCACCACCGCAGCCGTAACAGAGGCAATCGGTTAA
- a CDS encoding phosphoribosyltransferase: MAAAEKYYLTYNTIHKAVKHIASQIMESGFDPDIIVAIGTGGFIPARMLRTFIDRPILTVGLSYYDEFNKPKEFPRKIQWIDEVESKLKGKKVLLVDEVDDTRVTLEYCLKELLQQKPSEMAVAVLHNKQKKKIGTIPQAVKRYYCGKTLDDVWICYPWDAEDIDEQEHLAAAAVGR, encoded by the coding sequence ATGGCCGCAGCCGAAAAATACTATCTTACCTACAATACCATTCATAAAGCTGTAAAGCATATAGCATCCCAAATCATGGAATCAGGTTTCGATCCCGATATCATTGTTGCAATCGGAACCGGTGGGTTTATTCCCGCAAGGATGCTGCGAACCTTCATCGACAGGCCGATTTTGACCGTCGGACTTTCCTATTACGACGAATTCAATAAGCCCAAGGAGTTTCCCCGCAAGATTCAGTGGATCGATGAGGTAGAAAGTAAACTGAAAGGGAAGAAGGTACTGCTCGTGGATGAGGTCGACGATACCCGGGTAACCCTCGAATACTGCCTCAAGGAGCTCCTGCAGCAAAAGCCGAGTGAGATGGCGGTTGCCGTTCTTCACAATAAGCAAAAAAAGAAAATCGGTACGATACCTCAGGCCGTAAAGCGTTACTATTGTGGTAAGACTCTGGATGATGTTTGGATCTGCTATCCCTGGGACGCGGAAGATATTGATGAGCAGGAGCACCTTGCAGCTGCAGCCGTGGGTCGATGA
- a CDS encoding PQ-loop domain-containing transporter — MSPFEIIMLLCFGAAWPVSIQKSWRSKSTGGKSIGFLFVILTGYVAGIIHKLFYNYDSVIFLYALNFCLVTVDAMLYFRNRRIEKACTQLVQE, encoded by the coding sequence ATGAGTCCTTTTGAAATTATCATGCTACTCTGTTTTGGTGCCGCCTGGCCCGTTTCAATACAAAAAAGTTGGCGTTCGAAAAGTACCGGAGGGAAAAGCATCGGCTTTCTCTTTGTCATCCTGACCGGCTATGTGGCGGGAATAATTCATAAGCTTTTTTACAATTATGATTCGGTAATTTTTCTTTATGCACTTAATTTTTGTCTGGTAACTGTTGATGCCATGCTCTACTTTCGTAACCGCCGGATAGAAAAAGCTTGTACCCAACTGGTACAGGAATAA
- a CDS encoding alanyl-tRNA editing protein: protein MTEKLYYQNQYQSEFKAAVLSSSKTDKGYEVLLDKTQFYPEGGGQPSDTGWIGEQPLLDVKKVGSDVVHLLQNRPAEGPVLCRLDWNHRFDYMQQHTAQHILSAVLYREFGINTLAVHLGEDFLTIEVDREEIDEGVLEKVDFLAQELVCRNLPIETFWTDDEKVASFDLRRTPKVSGHIRIVRLGNYDAVACGGVHCSKTGEVLLIRRCGVERIRGHMRIQWKAGGRAFRDYGEKMELVTRLCELNSVKSDELEERSRQLIAEQQRLKVTIESLRREQAAAEARNLSEQAAKASFLSRTFVGQEKDFLRNVADALTGEKPLLVALTNKTENGVQWLVAALGGLDFPFNELRKELLSAIDGKGGGKAPMWQGIGSNPEGIEAFYERCRKAL from the coding sequence ATGACTGAGAAACTTTACTATCAAAACCAATATCAAAGTGAATTTAAGGCAGCAGTGCTTTCCTCCTCAAAAACCGACAAAGGATATGAGGTCCTTCTTGATAAAACCCAATTCTACCCCGAGGGCGGCGGGCAGCCCTCGGATACCGGCTGGATCGGAGAGCAGCCTCTGCTTGATGTGAAGAAGGTGGGAAGTGATGTCGTTCACCTTCTTCAGAATCGTCCTGCCGAGGGACCGGTTCTGTGTCGGCTCGATTGGAACCACCGTTTTGACTATATGCAGCAACACACCGCCCAGCATATTCTATCGGCGGTTCTCTATCGCGAATTCGGTATAAACACCCTTGCCGTGCACCTTGGCGAAGATTTTCTTACCATCGAAGTCGATCGGGAAGAGATCGATGAAGGGGTTCTCGAAAAGGTGGACTTTTTGGCACAGGAACTCGTGTGCCGAAATCTTCCCATAGAGACCTTCTGGACCGATGATGAAAAGGTGGCCTCTTTTGATCTCCGCAGAACCCCAAAGGTTTCCGGTCACATCAGGATCGTCAGGCTTGGTAACTACGATGCCGTTGCCTGCGGCGGTGTCCATTGCAGTAAGACCGGTGAGGTCCTTCTGATACGGCGCTGCGGCGTCGAGCGAATCCGCGGCCATATGAGAATCCAATGGAAGGCCGGTGGCCGTGCATTTCGTGATTATGGGGAAAAAATGGAGCTGGTCACTCGTCTGTGTGAGCTCAATTCGGTAAAGAGTGATGAGCTGGAAGAACGGAGCAGGCAGCTTATTGCCGAACAGCAACGTTTAAAGGTTACTATCGAATCGCTTCGCCGCGAACAAGCCGCCGCAGAGGCCAGAAATTTGTCCGAGCAGGCGGCAAAGGCTTCTTTTCTTTCACGCACTTTTGTCGGGCAGGAAAAAGATTTTCTCAGGAATGTTGCCGATGCTCTTACCGGAGAAAAGCCCCTGCTCGTTGCATTAACAAACAAGACGGAGAACGGTGTGCAGTGGCTCGTTGCCGCTCTCGGAGGGCTCGACTTTCCTTTTAACGAATTACGAAAAGAGCTGCTTTCTGCCATTGACGGTAAAGGAGGGGGGAAGGCCCCGATGTGGCAGGGTATCGGTTCAAACCCTGAGGGAATCGAGGCCTTTTACGAGCGTTGCCGAAAGGCTCTTTAA
- a CDS encoding DUF6657 family protein, translating into MAQIKSALELALENTADIVGDKAAIKRKELEEQGRRLASKFLFDPETTSDELAKALKETKKEDRGPVKTSTIEVLLSNITLPREEVDEELLKRIEEGIAVVTGEKKQATNTLDQLTQFFQQYLQNREQILDHLKRQYQPQLDAKQEALSRQYGQKVALQPEQDPDFMQLLNRNIGRLEEQYQQALDQAKGEIRELLKL; encoded by the coding sequence ATGGCACAGATAAAATCGGCTCTGGAACTTGCTCTCGAAAACACCGCCGACATCGTAGGTGACAAAGCAGCTATCAAACGTAAGGAGCTTGAAGAGCAGGGGCGCCGTCTTGCTTCAAAATTCTTGTTTGATCCCGAAACGACAAGCGATGAATTGGCAAAGGCGCTCAAGGAAACAAAAAAAGAAGATCGAGGTCCGGTCAAAACATCGACCATCGAGGTGTTGCTATCAAATATCACCCTGCCGAGGGAAGAGGTCGATGAAGAACTACTGAAGCGGATAGAAGAGGGGATTGCCGTCGTCACCGGCGAGAAAAAGCAGGCTACAAACACATTGGACCAGCTTACTCAGTTTTTCCAACAATATCTGCAAAATCGTGAACAAATCCTCGATCACCTAAAAAGACAATACCAGCCCCAGCTGGATGCGAAGCAGGAAGCCCTCAGCCGTCAATACGGCCAAAAGGTGGCACTGCAGCCCGAGCAGGATCCGGATTTCATGCAACTTCTGAATCGCAACATTGGCCGCCTCGAAGAACAGTATCAACAGGCACTTGATCAGGCCAAAGGCGAAATCAGGGAACTGCTGAAACTATAA
- a CDS encoding trypsin-like peptidase domain-containing protein, with protein MQLVPFRFIGRFHTTLLFFSLVLSFLLPASQAVALEKERSYRLLTPGRVSSETLDVSDDAPGYLTYRFTVPEGVFGVEVQLFDSAADLDLFVQYGSEIRSYDQVDFYSMSDNYNETIFFSRLTDPTLKSGVYYLDVAYQRNSKPRIDGERSDKIPFSLSLRFIDGKAISALSAGTPREATLQPEEGMSRRFFIDVPKDAGALRLDITDAEADIDLLVSRDNPVANREEADYVKESFLGRESLVITGKSDPPLEPGRYYITAFDQVSSDHPERFTILSTFDRSVPEQLKEIDPLPLPSDESEIVLLSTVEVIGTAGKGSGCLVSKDGLILTNWHVVENYDGKVSPSIYIAVNLDNSIPPKELFQAELVESDPDADLALLRVDKGLNGELLPSGYGFPYITIGDSASLRIGQPLSFFGYPGIGGTGSRASISVTRGIVSGFEAVGDRLFIKTDAEINSGNSGGAAVDVYYQLIGIPTVIIGEEGGQIAYVTPVSAVPEAWLKTINLHNL; from the coding sequence GTGCAACTAGTTCCGTTCCGATTCATCGGCCGATTTCATACTACGCTTTTGTTTTTTTCTTTGGTGCTTTCCTTCCTCCTGCCCGCTTCCCAGGCTGTTGCTTTGGAGAAGGAACGTTCCTATCGACTTTTGACTCCGGGAAGGGTGTCGAGCGAGACTCTCGATGTTTCCGATGATGCTCCAGGCTATCTAACCTATCGCTTTACCGTGCCCGAGGGGGTTTTCGGGGTGGAGGTACAGCTTTTCGATTCCGCTGCTGATCTTGATCTCTTTGTGCAGTACGGAAGTGAAATACGCAGTTACGATCAGGTCGATTTCTACAGCATGAGCGACAACTACAATGAGACCATTTTCTTTAGCAGATTAACCGATCCCACCCTCAAAAGCGGCGTCTACTACCTTGATGTTGCATATCAGCGCAATAGTAAACCGAGGATCGACGGAGAGCGTTCCGATAAAATTCCCTTTTCTCTTTCACTTCGTTTCATTGACGGCAAGGCCATATCGGCTCTTTCCGCCGGTACCCCAAGGGAGGCGACGCTTCAGCCCGAAGAGGGGATGAGCCGCCGCTTCTTTATCGACGTTCCAAAGGATGCCGGAGCGCTTCGTCTTGATATTACCGATGCGGAGGCGGATATTGATCTCCTTGTTTCCCGGGACAATCCCGTTGCCAATAGGGAAGAGGCGGATTATGTGAAGGAGAGTTTTCTCGGCAGAGAGAGTCTGGTCATTACCGGAAAATCGGATCCGCCCCTTGAGCCGGGGCGTTACTATATCACGGCCTTCGATCAGGTCTCTTCCGATCACCCCGAGCGTTTTACCATCCTATCAACCTTCGATCGTTCGGTACCGGAGCAGTTGAAGGAGATAGATCCTCTGCCTCTTCCTTCCGATGAGTCTGAGATTGTTTTACTCTCTACCGTCGAGGTCATAGGGACGGCCGGGAAGGGGAGCGGCTGTCTTGTCAGTAAGGATGGTCTGATCCTTACCAACTGGCATGTGGTGGAAAACTACGATGGAAAGGTATCACCTTCGATCTATATTGCCGTAAACCTCGACAATAGCATCCCGCCGAAAGAACTCTTTCAGGCTGAGCTTGTCGAATCCGATCCCGATGCCGATCTTGCTTTGCTGCGGGTCGATAAGGGGTTGAACGGCGAACTTCTCCCCTCGGGGTATGGTTTTCCTTATATCACCATTGGTGATTCCGCTTCGCTAAGAATCGGCCAACCCCTCTCGTTTTTCGGTTATCCCGGTATCGGAGGGACCGGCTCTCGGGCTTCCATTTCGGTTACCCGAGGCATTGTGAGTGGTTTTGAAGCGGTGGGTGATCGTCTCTTCATAAAGACCGACGCCGAAATCAACAGCGGCAATTCGGGCGGGGCTGCCGTCGACGTCTATTATCAATTGATCGGCATCCCTACGGTAATCATAGGGGAAGAAGGGGGGCAGATCGCCTATGTTACGCCTGTTTCTGCCGTACCCGAGGCGTGGCTAAAGACGATCAACCTTCACAACCTTTGA